One genomic segment of Panicum virgatum strain AP13 chromosome 2N, P.virgatum_v5, whole genome shotgun sequence includes these proteins:
- the LOC120658007 gene encoding O-methyltransferase 1, chloroplastic-like: MVGLCIITASPAAAAAAAPTVRLTPPTLPPPLRPSCCAGSLGSRRRSPQPPLATAADAPRGGPIPEPEEVDQHFLAALRAARVRDEESRRSDPLFIDPYAAVLLSHDVAHRHMDHLVSHAVACQDQYRLTTRYIDDKLQSLISNSEDIRQIVLLTDGMDTRPYRLSWPRLSVVYDVSPGTVFSAATQQLRGSGAKVSRNCVVLHTPLESPDLQEGLSKNGFNGNRLSLWVLQGLPLPTTTSLENLLHVISNLAMKGSIFIGELPNFPDCTASMDMALEQENLEKFFFTQGFRVNFVQYDDVAKDIGLDLATPWERRGRMLFVAEQLRFSDAQMESFWMHFERIEEDADEEGFEEL; this comes from the exons ccggcggcggcggcggcggcggccccaacCGTGCGTCTCACGCCGCcgaccctgccgccgccgctacgcccGTCCTGCTGTGCCGGCTCCTTGGGCAGCAGGAGGCGCTCGCCGCAGCCCCCcttggccaccgccgccgacgcgccccGCGGAGGCCCGATCCCGGAGCCCGAGGAGGTCGACCAGCACTTcctcgccgccctccgcgccgcTCGCGTCCGGGACGAGGAGTCTCGCCGCTCAG ATCCTCTTTTCATCGATCCATATGCCGCAGTTCTTCTTTCACACGATGTGGCACATCGTCATATGGATCATCTAGTTTCACATGCAGTGGCTTGCCAAGACCAATATAGGCTAACAACCAGATATATTGATGACAAATTACAGAGTTTGATCAGCAATTCAGAAGATATTAGACAG ATTGTTCTGTTGACAGATGGAATGGACACTCGTCCATACAGGCTGAGCTGGCCTAGGCTATCTGTTGTATATGACGTGTCACCAGGAACAGTTTTCAGTGCAGCAACTCAGCAGCTTAGAG GATCTGGAGCAAAAGTATCACGAAATTGTGTCGTGCTTCATACTCCTTTGGAGTCCCCTGATTTACAAGAGGGCTTGAGCAAAAATGGTTTCAATGGGAATAGGCTCAGCTTGTGGGTACTGCAG GGTTTACCTCTGCCCACAACCACGAGTTTGGAAAATCTCCTTCATGTTATAAGTAATTTAGCAATGAAAGGAAGTATCTTCATAGGAGAGCTGCCCAATTTTCCAGATTGTACGGCATCAATGGACATG GCATTGGAACAGGAGAATCTGGAAAAGTTTTTCTTTACTCAGGGTTTTCGAGTCAACTTTGTGCAATATGATGATGTTGCAAAGGATATTGGCTTAGATCTAGCTACTCCATGGGAACGACGTGGCAGAATGCTTTTTGTTGCAGAACAGCTGCGGTTTTCAGACGCACAG ATGGAGAGCTTCTGGATGCATTTTGAAAGAATAGAGGAGGATGCCGACGAAGAAGGATTTGAGGAACTCTAG